The following are from one region of the Actinoplanes sp. L3-i22 genome:
- a CDS encoding heme o synthase produces the protein MITERSVQRRSPGVAEPAPRVETRRDRMAVFRAYVALTKPAIVELLLVTTVPTMMLAAGGWPDLVTFFAVLVGGALAGGAASALNCYIDRDIDVLMKRTKRRPLPTHQITPRAVLIFGLTLAVVSVVLMALLTNWLATALTAFSIFYYDVIYTLWLKRRTPANTFWGGVCGAAPVVIGWAAVTGSISAMGWALFAVVFFWQMPHFYALAIKYKDDYARAGIPMLPVVRSVARVNFEIILYTVLTVASSLAAWPLGRGLGLGWIYGGVAIVTGVAFLGESVRLVYQTRNGGMVKPMRLFQLSITYLTLLFMAIAVDALV, from the coding sequence ATGATCACCGAGCGTTCCGTCCAGCGACGGTCGCCCGGCGTGGCGGAGCCTGCGCCACGCGTCGAGACACGACGTGACCGGATGGCGGTGTTCCGCGCGTACGTCGCGCTGACCAAGCCGGCCATCGTCGAACTGCTGCTGGTCACCACGGTGCCGACGATGATGCTGGCCGCCGGCGGGTGGCCGGACCTGGTCACCTTCTTCGCGGTGCTGGTCGGGGGCGCACTGGCGGGTGGCGCGGCGAGCGCGCTCAACTGTTACATCGACCGCGACATCGACGTCCTGATGAAGCGGACCAAGCGGCGGCCGCTGCCGACCCACCAGATCACCCCGCGCGCGGTGCTGATCTTCGGGTTGACGCTGGCGGTGGTGTCGGTGGTGCTGATGGCGCTGCTGACCAACTGGCTGGCGACCGCGCTGACCGCGTTCTCGATCTTCTACTACGACGTGATCTACACGCTGTGGCTGAAGCGCCGCACCCCGGCGAACACGTTCTGGGGCGGCGTCTGCGGGGCCGCGCCGGTGGTCATCGGCTGGGCCGCGGTCACCGGTTCGATCTCCGCGATGGGCTGGGCCCTGTTCGCAGTTGTCTTCTTCTGGCAGATGCCGCATTTCTACGCACTCGCCATCAAGTACAAGGACGACTACGCCCGGGCCGGCATCCCGATGCTCCCGGTGGTGCGCTCGGTGGCCCGGGTGAACTTCGAGATCATCCTCTACACCGTCCTCACCGTGGCGTCGTCGCTCGCCGCCTGGCCGCTCGGCCGGGGCCTCGGGCTCGGCTGGATCTACGGCGGGGTGGCGATCGTGACCGGCGTCGCGTTCCTCGGTGAGTCGGTGCGGCTGGTCTACCAGACCCGCAACGGCGGCATGGTGAAGCCGATGCGCCTGTTCCAGCTCTCCATCACGTACCTGACGCTGCTCTTCATGGCGATCGCCGTCGATGCGCTGGTCTGA
- the tkt gene encoding transketolase, translating to MGANIPALNWSDLDRKAVDTVRVLAMDAVEKAGNGHPGTAMSLAPAAYLLFNRVLRHDPTDPHWAGRDRFVLSCGHSSLTLYIQLFLSGYSTSLADLQSLRQWDSLTPGHPEYGHTPGVEITTGPLGQGIGNAIGMAMSARRERGLFDPASAAGESPFDHYVYSIASDGDIEEGVSHESSALASVQKLGNLTVIYDDNQISIEDDTRIAKSEDVGARYAAYGWHVQTVDWRSSEPYVEDVEALWAAIQAAKQVTDKPSFIVLKTIIGWPAPKKRNTGKIHGSALGAAEITATKELLGFADEPFAIDDEVVKHAQQAVERGKAEHAEWQKAFDAWAAGNAEGKALFDRLATRTLPDGWHKALPEFPADEKGLATRAASGKILKALAPILPELWGGSADLAESNNTTMEGEPSFIPSEYATKAFPGNEYGRTLHFGIREHGMGSILNGIAVHGGTRPYGGTFLVFSDYMRGAVRLSALMKLPVTFVWTHDSIGLGEDGPTHQPIETLTALRAIVGLDVVRPADANETAWAWRGALEHTDRPTALALSRQNLPTVDRTKFASAEGTLKGGYVLSEASTGTPKVILIASGSEVQIALTAQERLEAEGTPTRVVSMPCQEWFFQQDVAYQQEVIPNGVKARVTVEAGIRMSWDRILGDAGEAVSIEHYGASAPAKILFEQFGFTADNVVAKANASLAKVGEITGHKTGN from the coding sequence GTGGGTGCCAACATTCCTGCTCTCAACTGGTCCGACCTCGACCGCAAGGCGGTCGACACGGTTCGGGTGCTGGCCATGGATGCCGTCGAGAAGGCCGGCAACGGCCACCCCGGCACGGCCATGAGCCTGGCACCGGCCGCCTATCTGCTGTTCAACCGCGTGCTGCGGCACGACCCGACCGACCCCCACTGGGCGGGCCGCGACCGGTTCGTGCTGTCCTGCGGTCACTCCAGCCTCACCCTCTACATTCAGCTCTTCCTCAGTGGTTACAGCACCTCGCTGGCCGACCTGCAGTCGCTGCGCCAGTGGGACTCGTTGACCCCGGGTCACCCGGAGTACGGCCACACCCCCGGTGTGGAGATCACCACCGGCCCGCTGGGCCAGGGCATCGGCAACGCGATCGGCATGGCCATGTCGGCCCGCCGCGAGCGTGGCCTGTTCGACCCGGCGTCCGCCGCCGGCGAGTCCCCGTTCGACCACTACGTCTACTCGATCGCCTCGGACGGCGACATCGAGGAGGGCGTCAGCCACGAGTCGAGCGCGCTCGCCTCGGTGCAGAAGCTCGGCAACCTCACGGTGATCTACGACGACAACCAGATCTCCATCGAGGACGACACCCGGATCGCCAAGTCCGAGGACGTCGGCGCCCGGTACGCCGCGTACGGCTGGCACGTCCAGACCGTCGACTGGCGCTCCTCCGAGCCGTACGTGGAGGACGTCGAGGCGCTCTGGGCGGCGATCCAGGCCGCCAAGCAGGTGACCGACAAGCCGTCGTTCATCGTCCTCAAGACGATCATCGGCTGGCCGGCGCCGAAGAAGCGGAACACCGGCAAGATCCACGGCTCGGCGCTGGGTGCCGCCGAGATCACCGCCACCAAGGAGCTGCTCGGCTTCGCCGACGAGCCGTTCGCCATCGACGACGAGGTCGTCAAGCACGCGCAGCAGGCCGTCGAGCGCGGCAAGGCCGAGCACGCCGAGTGGCAGAAGGCGTTCGACGCCTGGGCCGCCGGCAACGCCGAGGGCAAGGCGCTCTTCGACCGGCTCGCCACCCGGACCCTGCCGGACGGCTGGCACAAGGCGCTGCCGGAGTTCCCCGCGGACGAGAAGGGCCTGGCCACCCGGGCCGCGTCCGGCAAGATCCTGAAGGCGCTCGCGCCGATCCTGCCCGAGCTGTGGGGCGGGTCCGCCGACCTGGCGGAGAGCAACAACACGACCATGGAGGGCGAGCCGTCCTTCATCCCGTCGGAGTACGCCACCAAGGCCTTCCCGGGTAACGAGTACGGCCGCACGCTGCACTTCGGCATCCGTGAGCACGGCATGGGCTCGATCCTGAACGGCATCGCGGTGCACGGTGGCACGCGGCCGTACGGCGGCACGTTCCTGGTCTTCAGCGACTACATGCGGGGCGCCGTCCGGCTCTCCGCGCTGATGAAGCTGCCGGTCACCTTCGTCTGGACGCACGACTCGATCGGCCTCGGCGAGGACGGCCCGACGCACCAGCCGATCGAGACGCTGACCGCGCTGCGCGCGATCGTCGGCCTCGACGTGGTCCGCCCGGCCGACGCCAACGAGACCGCGTGGGCCTGGCGCGGCGCGCTGGAGCACACCGACCGGCCGACCGCGCTGGCGCTGTCCCGGCAGAACCTGCCGACCGTCGACCGGACGAAGTTCGCGTCCGCCGAGGGCACCCTCAAGGGCGGCTACGTGCTGTCCGAGGCGTCCACCGGCACCCCGAAGGTGATCCTGATCGCCAGCGGCTCCGAGGTGCAGATCGCGCTGACCGCGCAGGAGCGCCTGGAGGCCGAGGGCACCCCGACGCGGGTCGTCTCGATGCCCTGCCAGGAGTGGTTCTTCCAGCAGGACGTGGCGTACCAGCAGGAGGTCATCCCGAACGGGGTGAAGGCCCGGGTCACCGTCGAGGCCGGCATCCGGATGAGCTGGGACCGCATCCTCGGCGACGCCGGCGAGGCGGTCAGCATCGAGCACTACGGCGCCAGCGCCCCCGCCAAGATCCTTTTCGAGCAGTTCGGTTTCACCGCGGACAACGTCGTGGCGAAGGCCAACGCCTCGCTGGCCAAGGTCGGCGAGATCACCGGTCACAAGACCGGCAACTGA
- a CDS encoding RimK family alpha-L-glutamate ligase — MPAVDARVALVTCAAFPDLWEDDHPLRDGLRERGVVVDVVRWDDTDADWSVYDLTVIRSPWDYVARHDQFVAWARGVPRLANPADIIAWNTDKRYLGELAAAGVPVIPTGFVAPGETWDPPATGEWVVKPTVSAGSQDTARYLLPAQQAAARAHVTRLTGAGRTAMIQPYLSAVDTLGETALLFLPDAAGDLTFSHAVRKGPMLTEHGEHEINPGSEDITPRTPSEAELEVARRALAAVPDGAKRLLYARIDVIQGPAGTPLMLEFELTEPSLFLSESPDAAARLTSAVLARL, encoded by the coding sequence ATGCCCGCCGTCGACGCCCGGGTCGCCCTGGTCACCTGCGCCGCCTTCCCCGACCTGTGGGAGGACGACCACCCGCTGCGCGACGGTCTGCGCGAGCGCGGCGTGGTCGTGGACGTGGTGCGCTGGGACGACACGGACGCCGACTGGTCCGTCTACGACCTCACCGTGATCCGCTCGCCGTGGGACTACGTCGCCCGCCACGACCAGTTCGTGGCGTGGGCGCGCGGCGTCCCGCGGCTGGCCAATCCGGCCGACATCATCGCCTGGAACACCGACAAGCGGTACCTCGGCGAGCTCGCCGCCGCCGGCGTCCCGGTCATCCCGACCGGCTTCGTCGCCCCCGGTGAGACCTGGGACCCACCGGCCACCGGCGAGTGGGTGGTCAAGCCGACCGTCTCGGCCGGCAGCCAGGACACCGCCCGCTACCTCCTGCCCGCCCAGCAGGCAGCGGCCCGGGCACATGTCACCCGCCTCACCGGCGCCGGCCGCACCGCGATGATCCAGCCGTATCTCTCCGCGGTGGACACGCTCGGCGAGACCGCGCTGCTGTTCCTTCCGGACGCCGCCGGCGACCTGACGTTCAGCCACGCCGTCCGCAAGGGACCGATGCTCACCGAGCACGGCGAGCACGAGATCAACCCGGGCAGCGAGGACATCACCCCGCGCACCCCGTCGGAGGCCGAGCTCGAGGTCGCCCGCCGCGCCCTCGCCGCCGTCCCGGACGGCGCGAAGCGCCTGCTCTACGCCCGGATCGACGTCATCCAGGGCCCGGCCGGCACGCCGCTGATGCTCGAGTTCGAACTGACCGAGCCCTCCCTGTTCCTCAGCGAGTCCCCGGACGCCGCCGCCCGCCTCACCAGCGCCGTCCTCGCGAGACTCTGA